The DNA window CAAGAGCTCTTTTTTTACGGCTCTGCAAGCCTTCCATTCGCTGTCAGCGTCTATTTGCCCCGTTCGAAAAAGGTGAGTTCGTCTCGGTAAACGGGCCGCCCGGCAGAGCCTGCATCGCGTCGCGATTTTGATCTTGATTTTTTCCCTGTccccttttgcttcttgctttgcctttttctctcccactGTCGATTGGACTCGAGTCCAGCCAATTGCGTTTTCCCGTTGCTCGTTTTTACCGCTTCTTTCGGACCTCGCTAGCCGGTATCCCCATGCTGATTGCGAAAgatctcaaggccatcaacaaGAATTGGACATCGCTGAGATCCCGAGGTCAATCGTCCCAGGTCGGACCAggcgtcgtcgtcatgaAGTTCGGCGAACAGTTGCGGTCAAGCATCATCCGCGAGTACCAGTGGTACTACATCGACTACAATGGACTGAAGGGGGAGCTCAAGGACGCCTCGGGGCCTCTCGCCGGCAACGGCTCTGGCTCCAGGCAGTGgaccgaagacgacgagacGCGCTTTGTGGGCAAGCTGGAGGCGGAGCTGGAAAAGGTCCATACCAAGCAGCAGGTCAAGGCCATGGAGATTTCCCGCCGAATTGCCGTCAGCGAGCGCGAGGTCAAGGAGGTCGTGAACCGGCTGAATGAGCGTGGCCTTGGAGAGGAGGGCCCCAGCGAGGAGGAgtttttgctgctggaggaggatCTGAGTGACATCATTGCCGACGTCCACGACCTGGCCAAGTTCGTCCAGCTCAATTATACCGGCTtctataagattattaaaaagcaCGATGTAAGGCAGCGCTTCTTGGTTCTGATGGTTGGGCTATGGCCTTGCTAACTGTGGTGGTCTGCAGAAAATGACTGGATGGCATCTTCGACCTGCCTTTGATACTCGACTCAAGGCCAAGCCGTTCTACAAAGAAAACTACGACGCGTCCGTCATCAAGCTGTCCAAGCTGTACGATCTTGTCCGAACCCGAGGCAATCCCGTTAAAGGCGACAGCGCCGCCGGTGGTTCTCAAGCCAGCTTTATCCGACAAACGACCAAATACTGGGTGCATCCCGATAATGTGACGGAGCTGaagctcatcatcctcaaacATTTGCCTGTTCTGGTTTTCAATGCTAGTAAAGAGTTTGAGCAGCAAGATCAGGCTATTACCTCCATCTACTACGACAACCCCGAGAAGTGGGATCTTTACGAGGGCCGATTGAAAAAGACGGAGGGTGCAGAGGCTATCCGACTTCGTTGGTACGGTGGTATGAAGACCGAGACCATTTTTGTCGAGCGCAAGACTCACCGAGAGGACTGGACTGGCGAAAAGTCTGTCAAGGCTCGATTTTCgatcaaggagaagaatgtTAATGCCTACATGAAAGGTGAGCTGCTACCAGCAGCCATCTTTGAGAAGGCTCGCAAGGAGGGTAAGAAATCAGAAAAGGCTATTGCTGAGGATGAGAGACTCGCTTCGGAAATTCAGTATTCGGTTTTGAAGCACGGTTATGAGCCTGTTTGCCGTTCTTTCTATAACCGAACTGCCTTTCAGTTGCCTGCCGACGCCCGAGTGCGAATTTCACTGGACACCGAGTTGACCATGGTTCGAGAAGACAATCTGGATGGCCGTTCTCGCTCTGGTAACAACTGGAGACGTCTGGATATCGGTGTCGACTACCCATTTTCGCAGCTTCCCCCCGAAGATGTCGAGCGCTTCCCTTACGCCATCCTTGAAGTGAAGCTTCAGACTCAGGTGGGACAAGAGCCGCCGGAGTGGATCAGACAGCTCATTTCCTCTCATTTGGTCGAGGCCGTCCCCAAGTTCTCCAAATTCATCCACGGCACAGCGACTCTGTTCCCCAACCGCATCAACCTGCTTCCCTTCTGGATGCCCCAGATGGATGTCGATATCCGCAAGCCTGTCACTCATGACTTTGGCATTCGTCGACCTGATATCTCTGGAACAACTACCACGTcagatgacgaggaagagcttgatTCTGACGAGGAGGAATTGGTCGTGGTTCGTCGTGGTGCCGGAAATGGTGAATCTAGCAGACAGGGAGCTAGGCTTCGTGCTGTCACCACGGATACAGAAGGCCAAACAGTGGATGCACCAGGTGGAAATGAGGACTTCCCTATCTACGATTCCGACGACGAATACGACGAGAACTACGAGTTGGAAGAGGCCCGAAGAATTGGCGGATGGCACTACTACCGCATactcttttcttcaaagGCCCATGCCGCTGCTTCCAAAACTTGGAGCGTCTTGAAGTACGTTGTTCCGCACCCCCACGGAACGCAAGTGCCTCGATCCGCCAGACTTGAGACCCTCTTTGGTAATAGTAGAGTCCAAACCAAGAGGTTCAGAGCTCCTCCTGGCAAGAAGATTTATGTTCCGGTTCGCGTCGAGCCCAAGGTGTACTTTGCCGCCGAGAGAACATTCCTTGGATGGGTAAGTTGTTGGACTGTGAAACTGCGAAATCCTTTCCTAGAGTACCTCTGTTTTTACTAACTTGACGTTTCAATAGCTCGAATACTCGATTTATATCAGCACTATTGCCACGACCCTTCTCAACTTTGGAGACCACCCGACACCGACATCCTTTTGGATCGCTGGCATCTTCACCTTCCTGGCCATCTTTAGTCTCCTCTATTCCGTGGCAAACTACCTCTACCGCAGCCGGTCCATTCGCAACCGTAAGGCGGCTCGATACTACGACCGCTGGGGCCCCAGCGTTCTCTGTACCGCCCTGTTTGTGGCTGCCGCCTTCAACTTTGTATATGAAGGTCGGGAGAGGAAGTACTGGTAAAAAACAAGCATTAGCCTTTTTTCAAAACGGTTTGTATTAATTGGTGTGTGCGATTGCAAGGATGTATAATAAGCATGCTCAGTCTTTCTATTTGTACATGGAAGTAGGGTATGTCACTGTACTTTGTAAAGATGACGGGGCATTCGTGACGAGCAGCGTGGAGGGAGGAAGACTGAGCAAAGGAGTTGAGAGtgtttttcttgtttcccctttttatttcattttaGGATAACCGCCGAATGCATATTCTTAATTATCTTACTGAATACGATTCTCGATTCTGCATTGAAGTCGACATGTTAAAAATTTGTTTGTCTTACACTGACATTCGCATTAAATTATTTCTAGCTTTCtagctcttttttctctctttctttaaTCATCAAAACATTTCATATCAAATTAGCTGAAGCATCACAAGCCGATGAACCAATTTTAACCAATTCCTCAATAACCAGCATATTTCATATCCCCCTTAAATAACGGCCGTAACTCTCCGAACACTCTTTCTCGCACCCTCGCCAGACACCATGATGGCATTCTCAGCCTCCAAAGTCCTCATCACCTCAGTAAACTCAGCCTGCTCAATGGGCACGCTGGAAGAATCAGCCAATCTCCTAGACACGTCGCTCCACCGGACGGTGTTTCCACCGGCGGTCATCTCGTCGAGCAGTCGCAGGGCCGCGTCCTTGAGATCACTGCGGCGCTTCCGTTCCGCAGAACTTGTACCTTCTGTGAGCAGACTCATGTCGATTCTTCCTTCGGAGTCTGTGGCGGCAGTCTTGAGAGCAGACTGAATGAGGCGGTACGCTTCCTGAACGTCGTCCCGGGTGACGACCTCGGAGAGTCGCATCTTGGCGTGAGCCTCGGCGAGACGGATCATGCTTTCGAGCTGTCGAGTGGTGGCGGTAATGCGCTTCTCGGCGGCGCGCACGTCTTGTCCAAGAGCACGCATGGCAACGTAGCTGTCGGTaagctcttgagctgcttcgtcCGAGAGCACTGGCTGAATGTTGGAGCGTGCGTATGAAATGTACAGAGTAAGGAATTCGACGGGGAGGATATCGTCGCTGGTAGGCGCTGACTGGGGCTTGTCTTCCAAGTACATCGACAGAAGATGTTTTGCCAATCGGCGATCAGCCTTGTCATCAACCCGGTCGAGAATCAAATAGACGAGGTCAAAACGGGAGAGAAGGGTGGGTGGAAGATCGATGTTTTGCGGAACGGATAGGTCAGGGTTGTAGCGACTACCGATGGGGTTGGCAGAGGCAAGGATACTAGTTCGAGCGTTGAGGGTCGTGATGATGCCGGCTTTGGCAATCGACACAGTCTGCTGCTCCATCACTTCGTGAAGCACAGATCGAGTTGACTCGCTCATCTTGTCGAATTCATCGATACAGCAGACACCACCGTCAGAAAGTACCAGCGCACCCGACTCGAGGACCAATTGTCTCGTTTCAGGATCGCGAGTAACGTACGCAGTCAAACCAACGGCGGAAGAACCTTTACCGCTAGTATATACACCACGCGGGGCAATCTTGTGGATATATGAAAGCATTTGCGATTTGGAGGTGGATGGATCACCGCAGAGTAGGATATTGATGTCGCCTCTGTATTTGGGGCTGCCACCCTTTTGGAAGGTCTTGTTTGTTCCACCgaacagctgcagcagaataCCCTTCTTAACGTCGTCCATTTCGTAAATTGAGGGAGCCAGTGATCGTGCGAGAAGCTCGTAAATGTCGGGGCGGCGCGATATTTCTCGAATCTTGAGCTCATCTTCGGCCGTAATGCGACGAgtctcctccatctcatTCTTTCCTGCTTCTGTCTCATCTTCGCCTTCCACGCCGAGTGTAGATGCATCGGCCCCAAGACGCTTCTTGTCGACTTTTTGGACGTGTAGGACGTCCACGTAGGTCTTGTAGATGCTCTTGATGGCTCTTTGTCGAGGGTTTACCCGCACAGGGCTGACACGGAAAATGCCCGTCAACTGGACGCGGTCACCAGCCTTGCAGAAATCGACAAGCTCGTTATAGACGCATACAGATACTGAATGGGGTGTCTGTCCAGCGGGGATGCTGTCTGGGGTTTCTTGGAGCTTAATGACCTGCTTGTCTTCAAAAGAACATCTGTTGTGAACAATCTGCATTGAGTTTTTAGAGGCACACATTGTGCGCGGGCATTCGGTGGGCTCTCGAATCTTGCCTCTGTCCAGGCCCACATTGACGGAATGATTGCAGACGTTACAACGGAAGAATGCATCCTTCATGTCGGGGATAACAGGGGTAGTACGGATAACAAGACCCTTGATGGAAACAAGGCGATCCATATCTGAATCACATATTAGCTATTTTCCTCAGACAATGACCAAAATTGTTCTTGGCTCTTACCGGAAGGGTTCAAGTCTCGCAAGTTGGTTATTTTGTCAAGACCAAACGGACGCACGACGTATAGTGAGGCTGCTACCTGATCTTCCAATGTAGGGTCGTCGTCTCGGGGGCGGGGTGTAGGAGTGATGCCTTCATCAGGCCGGTCAGAGCTGGGGAACACTGGCTCAGAGCCCTGTGTACTTCGCTGGGAAGCTTGCTGCCCGGCACTGCTCTGAGATGGTCGGTTCCTCATTGTTTCAGCCTGGGCGAGCTCCAGCATCACGTCATGGACGGATTGATCCATAACAGGGACTACTTCCTGAGGATAGGCTTGAATCTGATGCCATAGCTTTCGTGTCGGTGGGTAGAGGTTCAAGTCTGAAATATCGAGATAGAGTCGAGTTGtccccagcagcagcatgttcTGCAGAGCCTCCCAGTATGGCTTGGATTCGGCATCGGACGAAGCACTCACCTCGGCATCTGAGAGGCCGTCTCGGTACATGCGGTACTTGAGAGTGAAGTGTCGCAAAAAGTCTTTGAAAGTAGAGAATGTATCATCGATCGACACGGTGGTACCCCAAATGAGACTCTGACCAGGGCCGCCCAGGATATCGGCCTCTGAGGTATTAGGATCTCGGTTTACGAATGAGGCAGCATCAGAGCCTGGAGTTTGGCTTTCTCGCATTACTCGACCAGATTCATCCAGAATAACGCGTCGAGGAGCACGTGGCGTCCGCACTGCGTCCGAGTTGATATCTCCACGTCTGTAGGGCGTGCCGCGACTGGAGCCAACAAAAAGGCCGCTGCTTTCACTGCGCAGATCCGAATGCAGCCTTGGGGTTCGACCGGGACTGGAGCTGGGTTCGTATCGAATGGGAGATGATTCTGCAATTGATACAATTGTAAGTCCGAGGTCTAAACCACCAAGAAACATCACCAGGCGCCTTACCTCCCGCAAGGCCACCGCTAGCTCGAGGAGTCCGATTGCCGTCACCATTAGTCGACTGGGTATCGGTCATCTGCCTCAATGGCGAGCTCGGCGCAGGTCCGCTGGCATGCTGCGTGCTCTGGCTGTTGGACATCTGCCGCAGAGGCGAGGAAACGTCTCCCATGACCTCATCCATGCCCTGGCTTGGAGCTGGCGAGGACTGGTAGAACAGGGGACTCGATACCATCTGTGCGGCCTCAGCTTGCCGCGTGGAACGGCGAGGCGTCGCGGACTGCGAGTCCCTCTGCCTTCGATTTGGCGTCGACATCTTTTCTGCGAGTTCAATTAGCAGGAATTAAGGTTGTCGACGGTCACCAAAACGAGGTTTGGgagtctttctttttttttttcctggaGCTGGGGGCGGTTGGGCAGAACGCACGGCAAAAACGAGGGGCAGATGCAATGCAAGGGCGGTGGAGTTCGCGTTTCTGCCAAATTGCCTATTAAGACGCGTAAAGTGCTTTTTCGACGCGATCTGAGAGCAAGGCACGCGTTAAGCGCCGGCGCACGGCGAAAGGTTAAGCCGAGGCCTAGGTCCAATCCAATGCTCGGTTGGCGGGGCTCTTTTTGGGGGACACCTTTTGATAGTAACGCCCAAGTCGGAGCTTGCCTGGTATCGCTATCACCAACCTCTCAGAGCATCAGATCGACCAACCGCCACAATGTCTCCTGGAATGACCCTCTTTGCCGTGCAGGCAGTCCTCATCCTTGGCACCGAGGATGGCTCCCGGATATTCACCAAATACTATTCTCCCCCCCCACGCCGCTCCTACTGGTACGCATGCATGATTTAAGGGATCGCACAGCATCTTACACCTTTGAAGTGCGATTACGTGTTGCGCAATTGCTAATTACGAGCTTGTCTCATTAGGAGGTGCAAGCATACCGACCCATCCTTATACCGACGTGAAGGCGCAGAAGGCATTCGAGAAGGGCCTTATCGACAAGACGGCCAAGCAGACCGGAGACATCATCTTGTACGACAACCGAATTGTCCTGTATAAGATGGAGTCCGACGTCATGCTCTACGTTGTTGGTGCCGCCGACGAGAACGAGATTCTGCTCTACAACACAGTACTGGCTCTTCGCgactctcttcatcttctgttCAAGTCAGTAGTTTTCCAATGTGCTACGGGTATTCGAGATGTATGTCCGGGAGAATACGGCCAACTAACATCTGAATCAGGCAATCGGTTGACAAGAGGACCATTGTCGAAAACTACGACCTTGTCTCGCTCGCAATTGACGAAATCGTCGATGACGGCATCATCTTGGAGACGGACCCTACCATCATTGTCCAGCGAGTCAGCCGTGCGCCTACTCAAGATGTTCCCCTGGGCCGCATCGACTTTAGCGAACAGGGCGTCAACAACTTGGCACAGCTCGGAAAGTCCAAGCTATCAGACTGGCTTCGGCAAGGGCTGTAAATACAAAGACCTGGGATTGGTTGGAGTTTAATGTTATTTAAAGCGGCCTGTTACATTAAAAGGATTGCTCTTGTAGTTGATTAGTCTTTTTATCCTtgggttttattttttccaTACTTTTCTTAATTTCTTCAAACGAGATCGACTTATATACAGGGTAGGGTATAACGAATCTATgcatcttccttttttttgtgtctctATTCCAGCGCGCTCCATCACTCATGACCTTATCTCCGATGCTGCCTTTCGAAGGCGATTCATaacagcagcggcaatgTCCAGTTCGTTTTCTATGCCGTCGACAAAAATCGTATCTATATTCTGACGGTCCAATTCTCGCAAAGCTGAGAATAGCCCTTGAGCTATTCTCTTAGCGTCCTGCCCAAGATCTATATCGAATAGCTCGCCGATGACCTGGCCCTGGCCATTCTTGAGATCCCCCTTGTATACCGAATACGCGGGGTTGAGATATTCCTCGTCATGGTTATCCTGGTTGATGGGAGCGGGTTGTAAAGGGCCACACTGGAGGCCAGCTCCTGACTTCCATCGCTGTGTCCGGATGATGCCTATCCTCCTTGCCGAATGGCCGTTTGTCTTTTCCGCATCACCATTCAAGGTGGCGCTGGCAGTGTCAAAGTCTGATGCCAAAACACCCTCAGCGCCAGCCTTGTACGTAGACTCGTAGAGCACCACTCTCGCCTTGGGGCTATAATGCTTGTACTTCATTCCCGGTGCTCTCGGCGCCGATTTCCCCTCCTCGCTTTGATCCTTGTAGGCCTTGGCGACGTTCTCCCAGCCAGGGCAGCTCCGAAGCTCTTCCAAGCTTATGCCTCCTGGCCGCAGCACCACCGGAGGCTCGCAGAGGCCATCCACGACAGTACTCTCAACGCCAACTTGGCAGGGCCCTCCATCCAGGATAATCTCAATCCTCCCATCCAAGTCGTCCTTGACATGCTGGGCTGCCGTGGGTGATGGCTTAGTAGAAGCATTTGCAGAGGGAGCAGCCAGGGGCACTCCAGCAAGTTTGATGAGACTCAAAGCCAAAGGCGAAGACGGCATTCTCGCACCAAAAGTCTCGAGTCCAGCAGTGACCTCGGGCGCCAGCTTCGAAGGCTGCGGGTTAGGCAGCAATATCGTCAGAGGACCGGGCCAGAACCGCTCGATCAGGACGTTATACTTGCTTGGAATCGCATCTTGGTCATCCTTCTGCCTCCCCAAAAGCTCACGCAACATGTGCAAATCTGAAATATGGATGATGAGCGGGTTGTCCGAAGGTCTGCCCTTGGCAGAATAGATGCCCTTTACAGCGCCACTTCGAGTCGCATCCGCGCCAAGGCCATAAACTGTCTCCGTAGGGAAAGCTACGGGTGTGTCGCTGGTTCGCAGATACTTGGCCGTATCTCTGAGAACCGTGATGGCTTCTCCGGCGTCTGGGGAGATGTGCCACTCTTCGAGCTTTGAAGCGCCATCTGATGAGTCAAACCGCCCAAGGAGCTGCCCCTTGCTAGGAGCAACTCGTACTATTCTGGTCTCCATGGTAGATCTCCTGCGAGCGGCTGTGAAGCTTTGAGGGACTGGCGCTGATGCCGACGCTGTTGTAAGTGCTCGAGGCCAGCCTCGATAAATAACCCTGCTCAGAGAGGAAATTATGACGAAGTTGGTGGGGGACGTGAATTTGATATCTCGAGATTTAACGATCTTAATGACGAAGTGCCGTTTGagatgagggagaagaaagaaaaaaaaattgacgAGCTGTTTGTATGTCTATCTTGGTATCTTTATAATCAAATGATGCGAGGAATCTGGGTTCGCTGTACAAAGTTTCTAGGCAGGCTTCCAGTTGATATGCAAGCTCTCAGCCGGTTTCGCTTCTGAAATTTTGGCGGGCGGAAATTTTTATGTGGCGGCCGTGTCTACCTAGCGATGCCGACGCCACCCCGAGCGCTGGCAAGCCACTCCGTCAAGCAGCTGTTTTTTTTAGACTTTGGCAGAACACCGTCTCGACGTATTCAAGTATTTTGTTTctaaatatttattttgaCATGTTATTTATACGCACAGTGTGATATGACGCCTTTTCTATTATGCTCTTGCCTTGTTAAATACCTATACATGTATAGTCTATATGAGAATCGCAGCAGTCCTAACTTGGAGGCACCCATGCCTGGCTTAAATAAACATCCGAATCAAACAATACCGTGCTGCAAATCCCCCCTTCCCTCTCTATCCTCTCACTAAACTCCTCGCTCTTCGCTTTTCATCCTCTGTCAAAACCCAGTCAATGCCGTCCTCCCCATCCTGAACCATAATCTCATCCCACTCGTCGTCTTCCATATTCGCAACCATGAGCAGCTGCATCACTCTGCTAAACAGCTCCTTTACGCTGTAATTCCCTCGAGAGACGACATCCACGATGGCTGAAAAGTCCCTCTCCATTCGAATCGCGCCGTATCCGCTCGTCCTTCCGCCGTAGCCGAGAATTCTCTTCTCTAGGATTCGGGAGAGGTAGCGGGCTGTCATGTCCATGAGGGTGCTGAAAGTTCCTGGCGTCATGATGCGGCCGATGGCCTTCATGAGCTGATCCCATCCGTGCTCAAAGCGGCGTGATACTTGATCTAGGACGACTTCTTCCGACTCGTCGTTTTCCTGGGCAATTTCTGCAATGTCCTCTTCTGAAAGTGTATAGTCGGCGTCACGGAAGGTATCGCTGAGGACTGGTCTCAAGCGCAGCTTAACAACTTGGTTGAATAGAACCTGAACGGCTTCATTCAGAAGCTCATTTGTTTTA is part of the Trichoderma atroviride chromosome 1, complete sequence genome and encodes:
- a CDS encoding uncharacterized protein (BUSCO:EOG092D0LJK) is translated as MSTPNRRQRDSQSATPRRSTRQAEAAQMVSSPLFYQSSPAPSQGMDEVMGDVSSPLRQMSNSQSTQHASGPAPSSPLRQMTDTQSTNGDGNRTPRASGGLAGESSPIRYEPSSSPGRTPRLHSDLRSESSGLFVGSSRGTPYRRGDINSDAVRTPRAPRRVILDESGRVMRESQTPGSDAASFVNRDPNTSEADILGGPGQSLIWGTTVSIDDTFSTFKDFLRHFTLKYRMYRDGLSDAEVSASSDAESKPYWEALQNMLLLGTTRLYLDISDLNLYPPTRKLWHQIQAYPQEVVPVMDQSVHDVMLELAQAETMRNRPSQSSAGQQASQRSTQGSEPVFPSSDRPDEGITPTPRPRDDDPTLEDQVAASLYVVRPFGLDKITNLRDLNPSDMDRLVSIKGLVIRTTPVIPDMKDAFFRCNVCNHSVNVGLDRGKIREPTECPRTMCASKNSMQIVHNRCSFEDKQVIKLQETPDSIPAGQTPHSVSVCVYNELVDFCKAGDRVQLTGIFRVSPVRVNPRQRAIKSIYKTYVDVLHVQKVDKKRLGADASTLGVEGEDETEAGKNEMEETRRITAEDELKIREISRRPDIYELLARSLAPSIYEMDDVKKGILLQLFGGTNKTFQKGGSPKYRGDINILLCGDPSTSKSQMLSYIHKIAPRGVYTSGKGSSAVGLTAYVTRDPETRQLVLESGALVLSDGGVCCIDEFDKMSESTRSVLHEVMEQQTVSIAKAGIITTLNARTSILASANPIGSRYNPDLSVPQNIDLPPTLLSRFDLVYLILDRVDDKADRRLAKHLLSMYLEDKPQSAPTSDDILPVEFLTLYISYARSNIQPVLSDEAAQELTDSYVAMRALGQDVRAAEKRITATTRQLESMIRLAEAHAKMRLSEVVTRDDVQEAYRLIQSALKTAATDSEGRIDMSLLTEGTSSAERKRRSDLKDAALRLLDEMTAGGNTVRWSDVSRRLADSSSVPIEQAEFTEVMRTLEAENAIMVSGEGARKSVRRVTAVI
- a CDS encoding uncharacterized protein (EggNog:ENOG41~TransMembrane:2 (o704-723i744-763o)), yielding MKFGEQLRSSIIREYQWYYIDYNGLKGELKDASGPLAGNGSGSRQWTEDDETRFVGKLEAELEKVHTKQQVKAMEISRRIAVSEREVKEVVNRLNERGLGEEGPSEEEFLLLEEDLSDIIADVHDLAKFVQLNYTGFYKIIKKHDKMTGWHLRPAFDTRLKAKPFYKENYDASVIKLSKLYDLVRTRGNPVKGDSAAGGSQASFIRQTTKYWVHPDNVTELKLIILKHLPVLVFNASKEFEQQDQAITSIYYDNPEKWDLYEGRLKKTEGAEAIRLRWYGGMKTETIFVERKTHREDWTGEKSVKARFSIKEKNVNAYMKGELLPAAIFEKARKEGKKSEKAIAEDERLASEIQYSVLKHGYEPVCRSFYNRTAFQLPADARVRISLDTELTMVREDNLDGRSRSGNNWRRLDIGVDYPFSQLPPEDVERFPYAILEVKLQTQVGQEPPEWIRQLISSHLVEAVPKFSKFIHGTATLFPNRINLLPFWMPQMDVDIRKPVTHDFGIRRPDISGTTTTSDDEEELDSDEEELVVVRRGAGNGESSRQGARLRAVTTDTEGQTVDAPGGNEDFPIYDSDDEYDENYELEEARRIGGWHYYRILFSSKAHAAASKTWSVLKYVVPHPHGTQVPRSARLETLFGNSRVQTKRFRAPPGKKIYVPVRVEPKVYFAAERTFLGWLEYSIYISTIATTLLNFGDHPTPTSFWIAGIFTFLAIFSLLYSVANYLYRSRSIRNRKAARYYDRWGPSVLCTALFVAAAFNFVYEGRERKYW
- a CDS encoding uncharacterized protein (EggNog:ENOG41~TransMembrane:2 (o736-755i776-795o)); translated protein: MLIAKDLKAINKNWTSLRSRGQSSQVGPGVVVMKFGEQLRSSIIREYQWYYIDYNGLKGELKDASGPLAGNGSGSRQWTEDDETRFVGKLEAELEKVHTKQQVKAMEISRRIAVSEREVKEVVNRLNERGLGEEGPSEEEFLLLEEDLSDIIADVHDLAKFVQLNYTGFYKIIKKHDKMTGWHLRPAFDTRLKAKPFYKENYDASVIKLSKLYDLVRTRGNPVKGDSAAGGSQASFIRQTTKYWVHPDNVTELKLIILKHLPVLVFNASKEFEQQDQAITSIYYDNPEKWDLYEGRLKKTEGAEAIRLRWYGGMKTETIFVERKTHREDWTGEKSVKARFSIKEKNVNAYMKGELLPAAIFEKARKEGKKSEKAIAEDERLASEIQYSVLKHGYEPVCRSFYNRTAFQLPADARVRISLDTELTMVREDNLDGRSRSGNNWRRLDIGVDYPFSQLPPEDVERFPYAILEVKLQTQVGQEPPEWIRQLISSHLVEAVPKFSKFIHGTATLFPNRINLLPFWMPQMDVDIRKPVTHDFGIRRPDISGTTTTSDDEEELDSDEEELVVVRRGAGNGESSRQGARLRAVTTDTEGQTVDAPGGNEDFPIYDSDDEYDENYELEEARRIGGWHYYRILFSSKAHAAASKTWSVLKYVVPHPHGTQVPRSARLETLFGNSRVQTKRFRAPPGKKIYVPVRVEPKVYFAAERTFLGWLEYSIYISTIATTLLNFGDHPTPTSFWIAGIFTFLAIFSLLYSVANYLYRSRSIRNRKAARYYDRWGPSVLCTALFVAAAFNFVYEGRERKYW
- a CDS encoding uncharacterized protein (BUSCO:EOG092D339Q), whose amino-acid sequence is METRIVRVAPSKGQLLGRFDSSDGASKLEEWHISPDAGEAITVLRDTAKYLRTSDTPVAFPTETVYGLGADATRSGAVKGIYSAKGRPSDNPLIIHISDLHMLRELLGRQKDDQDAIPSKYNVLIERFWPGPLTILLPNPQPSKLAPEVTAGLETFGARMPSSPLALSLIKLAGVPLAAPSANASTKPSPTAAQHVKDDLDGRIEIILDGGPCQVGVESTVVDGLCEPPVVLRPGGISLEELRSCPGWENVAKAYKDQSEEGKSAPRAPGMKYKHYSPKARVVLYESTYKAGAEGVLASDFDTASATLNGDAEKTNGHSARRIGIIRTQRWKSGAGLQCGPLQPAPINQDNHDEEYLNPAYSVYKGDLKNGQGQVIGELFDIDLGQDAKRIAQGLFSALRELDRQNIDTIFVDGIENELDIAAAVMNRLRKAASEIRS